In Halosimplex halophilum, the genomic stretch CTCGAAGATCCGCCCCTCCGCGTGGCCGGTCTCGACGACGGCGTCGATCGACAGCCGTGGGCAGACCTCGCGGGCGAGCTCGCGGACCTCGTCGACCAGCGCGAACATCCCGCCGTAGGACTGGGTGGTGTGCAGCGCCAGCGTCACGCAGTCGCGGAGCTCCTCGCCGAGCTCGTGGGCCAGCCGTATCTCGTGGCTCCGCCCGTCGGCCCGGCCGGGGAACGACCGGTTCAGGTCCGCCTCGACGTAGCGCTCGCCGCGCTCGATAGCCTCCTCGTTGGCGACCACGAGTTTCACCGGCCGCGCCACCTCGGGGCGGTCCGCCATGAGGCGCTCGACCGCCCTGACGCCGGCGGGCTCGTCCCCGTGGATCCCGCCGACGACCGCGATCTCCGGCCGGCCGTCGCCAAGCGTCTCGACTCGCATTCGCCCCGATATTACGGCGTCGGCCGTTTATAT encodes the following:
- a CDS encoding M14 family metallopeptidase; this translates as MRVETLGDGRPEIAVVGGIHGDEPAGVRAVERLMADRPEVARPVKLVVANEEAIERGERYVEADLNRSFPGRADGRSHEIRLAHELGEELRDCVTLALHTTQSYGGMFALVDEVRELAREVCPRLSIDAVVETGHAEGRIFEVAPDTIEVECGYQGSDRATENAHRVVREFLAATGALPDEETPHQTDLPVFRLGDPVPKTAAEEYEVFVENFEEVVAGERIAAADGEAVVAEENFHPVLLSAYGYEDVFGYTAERVGTLSG